Proteins encoded by one window of Xiphophorus couchianus chromosome 13, X_couchianus-1.0, whole genome shotgun sequence:
- the LOC114156456 gene encoding stathmin-like yields MASAEDIQVKELDKRASGQAFEVILGAPAPDGKGEFPLSPPKKKDVSLEEIQRKLDAAEERRKNHEAEVLKHLAEKREHEKEVLQKAMEENNNFSKMAEEKLNQKMEANKENRTAIMAAMNEKFKEKDKKLEEVRKNKDKEPGSEGGSED; encoded by the exons ATGGCATCAGCTGAAG ATATCCAGGTCAAGGAGCTTGACAAGCGGGCATCTGGCCAGGCCTTTGAGGTCATCCTGGGTGCTCCAGCCCCTGATGGTAAAGGAGAGTTCCCCTTGTCTCCTCCCAAAAAGAAGGACGTCTCTCTTGAGGAAATTCAGAGAAAGCTGGATGCTGCAGAAGAGAGGCGCAAG AATCATGAAGCCGAGGTTCTGAAGCACTTAGCCGAGAAGCGGGAGCATGAAAAGGAAGTGCTGCAGAAAGCTATGGAGGAGAACAACAACTTCAGCAAGATGGCAGAGGAGAAGCTCAATCAGAAGATGGAGGCCAACAAAGAGAACCGCACAGCCATTATGGCAGCCATGAATGAGAAGTTCAAGGAGAAG GACAAGAAGTTGGAAGAGGTGAGGAAGAATAAGGACAAGGAGCCTGGCTCAGAAGGCGGCTCAGAGGACTGA